One genomic segment of Impatiens glandulifera chromosome 6, dImpGla2.1, whole genome shotgun sequence includes these proteins:
- the LOC124942471 gene encoding serine/arginine-rich splicing factor SR45 isoform X1 has protein sequence MAKPGRGRRASRSVSDSGSSRSRSRSRSFSGSDSRSSSSRSRSPSKPRSRIPSRSPPPQRKSPIEGAKRGRSPLSQPKKTSPPPRKPSPIPESLVLHVDHLSRNVNEAHLKEIFSNFGEVVNVQLVMDHAVNLSRGFGYVEFKTRADAEKAQAYMDGGQLDGNVIGAKFTLPERKKALPPPPPPPRAVAADVKRDAPKVDADIEKDGPKRPRGGSPPQRKPQSPPPRRRSPIGRRGESPRRRLNSPPRRRGGETPPRRRPASPSPPPRRRSPVRNRGSPPPRRRSPSPRRRSPPRRVRSPPPRRLAVNNRRSRSPIRRPIRSRSRSTSPRRGGRAPVARRGRSSSSSGSSPSPPRRGTRKISRSRSPKSRPMRGRSSSNSSSSSSPPRKP, from the exons ATGGCGAAGCCAGGCAGAGGCCGACGGGCGTCGCGATCGGTTTCAGACTCTGGCTCATCTCGATCTCGTTCTCGTTCTCGCTCCTTCAGTGGTTCTGATTCTCGCTCAAGCTCCTCTCGGTCCCGTTCACCTTCAAAGCCTCGCTCCCGTATACCAAGTCGGAGCCCACCTCCTCAGAGAAAAAG TCCTATTGAAGGAGCTAAGCGTGGTCGTTCTCCTCTATCACAACCTAAGAAAACTTCTCCACCTCCTCG GAAGCCCTCGCCTATTCCCGAGTCTCTTGTTCTGCATGTTGACCATCTAAGCAGGAATGTCAATGAAGCCCACCTAAAAGAAATATTCA GCAACTTTGGGGAAGTTGTAAATGTCCAGCTGGTAATGGATCATGCC GTTAATCTTTCAAGGGGATTTGGGTATGTTGAGTTCAAGACAAGGGCTGATGCTGAGAAAGCTCAAGCTTATATGGATGGG GGCCAACTTGATGGAAATGTTATTGGAGCAAAGTTTACTTTGCCTGAGAGGAAGAAGGCACTgccgccaccaccaccaccacctagGGCTGTTGCAGCTGATGTGAAAAGAGATGCTCCAAAAGTTGATGCAGATATTGAAAAGGATGGACCCAAACGACCTAGGGGGGGAT CACCTCCCCAACGAAAGCCTCAATCACCACCACCAAGAAGGAGGTCACCTATAGGTCGAAGAGGTGAATCTCCACGAAGACGTTTGAACTCCCCTCCACGTCGTAGAGGTGGTGAAACTCCTCCAAGGAGGAGGCCTGCATCACCTTCACCTCCGCCAAGGAGGAGGTCTCCTGTAAG GAACCGGGGCAGTCCTCCCCCACGCAGACGATCACCATCTCCAAGACGGCG CTCACCTCCAAGGCGAGTCAGAAGTCCACCTCCCAGAAGGTTGGCTGTCAATAATAGACGCAGTCGATCTCCAATCCGCAGGCCCATTCGCTCACGATCAAGATCAACCTCTCCTAGGAG AGGAGGCCGGGCACCAGTTGCTAGGCGTGGAAGGTCATCATCGTCCTCTGGATCTTCCCCCAGTCCTCCTCGCAGG GGCACTCGTAAGATATCAAGAAGCCGCAGTCCTAAAAG CAGGCCTATGAGAGGAAGAAGCAGTAGCAACAGCAGCAGCAGTAGTTCCCCGCCTCGCAAACCCTGA
- the LOC124942011 gene encoding protein Iojap, chloroplastic translates to MEALQFTCLNLSGVHGSSRLFAAEFRPIAPAKQSISVKLRQLVAGVSRASSYYPRMAVGSNAAGADTDDEMMDDLLKKYGEVVFKRNDQKQQQTDTEIDDDAESLSFAVAAAKCASEVKAADIRVLFVKPLVYWTRFFIIATAYSRPQIDAIGSRIRDLAEKEYGRVATGDVKPNSWTLLDYGDVVVHVFLPQQRSYYNLEDFYGNATSVELPFEQQPPRN, encoded by the exons ATGGAAGCTTTGCAATTTACATGTCTAAACTTATCGGGAGTCCATGGAAGTAGCCGTCTTTTCGCCGCTGAATTCCGGCCGATAGCTCCTGCGAAGCAATCAATCTCTGTAAAATTGCGACAGCTTGTTGCTGGGGTTTCAAGGGCGTCTTCTTATTATCCTCGAATGGCTGTCGGCTCG AATGCTGCTGGTGCAGATactgatgatgaaatgatggaTGATTTACTGAAGAAATATGGAGAAGTGGTCTTCAAAAGAAATGATCAGAAACAACAACAGACAGACACTGAGATTGATGATGATGCTGAGAGTTTATCCT TTGCTGTAGCTGCTGCTAAATGTGCATCTGAGGTTAAGGCTGCAGATATCAGGGTCTTGTTTGTCAAACCACTAGTGTACTGGACTCGTTTTTTCATTATCGCCACTGCTTATTCTCGCCCTCAGATCGACGCAATTGG GTCAAGAATTAGAGATTTAGCTGAGAAAGAGTACGGAAGAGTCGCAACTGGGGATGTAAAGCCAAATTCCTGGACCTTATTAGATTAtg GTGATGTTGTTGTTCATGTTTTTCTTCCTCAACAACGTAGTTACTACAACTTGGAGGACTTCTACGGAAACGCTACCTCAGTCGAGCTGCCTTTTGAACAGCAGCCGCCTCGGAACTGA
- the LOC124942471 gene encoding serine/arginine-rich splicing factor SR45 isoform X2 produces the protein MAKPGRGRRASRSVSDSGSSRSRSRSRSFSGSDSRSSSSRSRSPSKPRSRIPSRSPPPQRKSPIEGAKRGRSPLSQPKKTSPPPRKPSPIPESLVLHVDHLSRNVNEAHLKEIFSNFGEVVNVQLVMDHAVNLSRGFGYVEFKTRADAEKAQAYMDGGQLDGNVIGAKFTLPERKKALPPPPPPPRAVAADVKRDAPKVDADIEKDGPKRPRGGSPPQRKPQSPPPRRRSPIGRRGESPRRRLNSPPRRRGGETPPRRRPASPSPPPRRRSPVRNRGSPPPRRRSPSPRRRSPPRRVRSPPPRRLAVNNRRSRSPIRRPIRSRSRSTSPRRGGRAPVARRGRSSSSSGSSPSPPRRGTRKISRSRSPKRPMRGRSSSNSSSSSSPPRKP, from the exons ATGGCGAAGCCAGGCAGAGGCCGACGGGCGTCGCGATCGGTTTCAGACTCTGGCTCATCTCGATCTCGTTCTCGTTCTCGCTCCTTCAGTGGTTCTGATTCTCGCTCAAGCTCCTCTCGGTCCCGTTCACCTTCAAAGCCTCGCTCCCGTATACCAAGTCGGAGCCCACCTCCTCAGAGAAAAAG TCCTATTGAAGGAGCTAAGCGTGGTCGTTCTCCTCTATCACAACCTAAGAAAACTTCTCCACCTCCTCG GAAGCCCTCGCCTATTCCCGAGTCTCTTGTTCTGCATGTTGACCATCTAAGCAGGAATGTCAATGAAGCCCACCTAAAAGAAATATTCA GCAACTTTGGGGAAGTTGTAAATGTCCAGCTGGTAATGGATCATGCC GTTAATCTTTCAAGGGGATTTGGGTATGTTGAGTTCAAGACAAGGGCTGATGCTGAGAAAGCTCAAGCTTATATGGATGGG GGCCAACTTGATGGAAATGTTATTGGAGCAAAGTTTACTTTGCCTGAGAGGAAGAAGGCACTgccgccaccaccaccaccacctagGGCTGTTGCAGCTGATGTGAAAAGAGATGCTCCAAAAGTTGATGCAGATATTGAAAAGGATGGACCCAAACGACCTAGGGGGGGAT CACCTCCCCAACGAAAGCCTCAATCACCACCACCAAGAAGGAGGTCACCTATAGGTCGAAGAGGTGAATCTCCACGAAGACGTTTGAACTCCCCTCCACGTCGTAGAGGTGGTGAAACTCCTCCAAGGAGGAGGCCTGCATCACCTTCACCTCCGCCAAGGAGGAGGTCTCCTGTAAG GAACCGGGGCAGTCCTCCCCCACGCAGACGATCACCATCTCCAAGACGGCG CTCACCTCCAAGGCGAGTCAGAAGTCCACCTCCCAGAAGGTTGGCTGTCAATAATAGACGCAGTCGATCTCCAATCCGCAGGCCCATTCGCTCACGATCAAGATCAACCTCTCCTAGGAG AGGAGGCCGGGCACCAGTTGCTAGGCGTGGAAGGTCATCATCGTCCTCTGGATCTTCCCCCAGTCCTCCTCGCAGG GGCACTCGTAAGATATCAAGAAGCCGCAGTCCTAAAAG GCCTATGAGAGGAAGAAGCAGTAGCAACAGCAGCAGCAGTAGTTCCCCGCCTCGCAAACCCTGA